The following proteins are co-located in the Trichormus variabilis 0441 genome:
- a CDS encoding SUMF1/EgtB/PvdO family nonheme iron enzyme has protein sequence MSNFSELIAIIKRIAKGEAVQTDISNVISTLTNLGVEADDIQKFTSILNADRQQVYQIVFQLGKYNSNIGQAKGNQFDIHDGISSEEIKEVLREVLQEFFSNTSIGISAKNLPAVDYEITERRERTNSEISQYLPTSELPAISTFDFETITVGKQGNITRRSIKQAEYFVEYLNNGVELEMVSIPGGSFTMGASKDESGTIEDERPQHLVTLKPFFLGKYPITQAQWQEVANFPKIKYELESEPSYFKGDNLPVECISWYEAQEFCARLSQKTGRVYRLPSEAEWEYACRANTTSSFYCGAIITRDLANYGEEQQTHFRVSQTSEVGIFPANSFGLYDMHGNVWEWCADYQHEDYQDAPSDGSVWIIDGNPEYRMLRGGAWDYDFSYCRSASRYFENPSTRNESFGFRVVCCLDNA, from the coding sequence TTGTCTAACTTCAGTGAATTGATTGCCATTATTAAACGTATTGCTAAAGGTGAAGCAGTACAAACTGATATATCAAATGTCATTAGTACACTAACGAATCTTGGAGTAGAAGCAGATGACATACAAAAATTCACATCAATATTAAATGCAGATAGGCAGCAAGTCTATCAAATTGTCTTTCAATTAGGAAAATATAATTCCAACATTGGACAAGCCAAAGGTAATCAATTCGATATCCACGACGGCATAAGTTCAGAAGAAATTAAGGAAGTTTTGCGAGAAGTATTACAAGAGTTTTTTAGTAACACAAGTATTGGTATATCAGCTAAAAATTTACCAGCAGTTGATTATGAGATAACTGAAAGGCGAGAACGCACAAATTCAGAAATATCTCAATATTTACCTACATCAGAACTGCCAGCTATTTCAACCTTCGATTTTGAAACGATAACAGTAGGTAAGCAGGGAAACATTACTAGACGTTCTATTAAACAAGCAGAATACTTTGTAGAATATTTAAACAATGGTGTTGAACTAGAAATGGTTTCTATACCTGGTGGCTCATTTACAATGGGCGCATCTAAAGACGAATCTGGTACAATTGAAGATGAACGACCTCAACATTTAGTTACTCTTAAACCATTCTTTCTGGGTAAATATCCTATTACTCAAGCACAGTGGCAAGAGGTTGCGAATTTTCCAAAAATCAAATACGAACTTGAATCTGAGCCATCATATTTTAAAGGAGATAACTTACCTGTAGAGTGTATTTCTTGGTATGAAGCACAAGAATTTTGTGCTAGACTCTCACAGAAAACAGGACGAGTCTATCGTTTACCTAGTGAAGCAGAATGGGAATATGCTTGTCGTGCTAACACAACATCTTCATTTTATTGTGGTGCAATAATTACGAGAGATTTAGCGAATTATGGTGAGGAACAACAAACACATTTTCGTGTGAGTCAAACAAGTGAAGTCGGAATTTTTCCTGCTAATAGCTTTGGATTATATGATATGCACGGTAATGTTTGGGAATGGTGCGCTGACTATCAACATGAAGACTATCAAGACGCACCATCAGATGGTAGTGTATGGATAATAGATGGGAATCCAGAATATAGAATGCTTCGGGGTGGTGCTTGGGATTATGATTTTAGTTATTGTCGTTCTGCATCTCGCTATTTTGAAAATCCCAGTACACGCAATGAATCATTTGGTTTTAGAGTAGTGTGTTGTCTTGACAATGCCTAA
- a CDS encoding DUF433 domain-containing protein — MNTVDQKLDLRNIPSYSISESARYLLIPVGTLRSWLHGRFYPTGEGKRFFKPLIELPSPEIPQLSFTNLVEAHVLRVIRKNHQIRLDRVRTALDYIDHQFQVPHPLARIEFQTDGVDLFVDSVGKLINASMAVQLAMREALKNLLRRIELDETGSAIKLFPLTRLTENLTEKESPKTLVIDPRISFGRPVLIGTGIPTAILAERYKAGESIDDLADDYGCDRLQVEEAIRCELSLSQAA; from the coding sequence ATGAACACTGTTGACCAGAAGCTCGATTTACGCAACATACCCAGCTACTCAATTTCTGAGTCAGCACGCTATTTGCTGATTCCAGTAGGTACGTTGCGCTCCTGGCTTCATGGTCGTTTTTACCCTACTGGAGAAGGTAAACGATTCTTTAAACCACTGATTGAGCTTCCCAGCCCAGAGATACCACAACTTTCATTCACTAATCTGGTAGAAGCTCATGTACTGCGGGTTATTCGTAAGAATCATCAAATTCGCTTAGATAGAGTACGTACAGCTTTAGACTATATTGACCATCAATTTCAAGTGCCGCATCCTTTGGCTAGGATTGAATTTCAGACAGATGGGGTGGATTTATTCGTTGATTCAGTGGGAAAGCTGATTAATGCTTCAATGGCGGTTCAATTGGCAATGCGGGAAGCACTAAAAAACTTGCTCAGGCGAATTGAACTGGATGAAACTGGATCAGCAATTAAACTTTTCCCCTTAACACGACTAACTGAAAACTTGACAGAAAAAGAATCTCCTAAAACCTTAGTGATTGACCCTAGAATTTCATTTGGCCGTCCAGTATTAATTGGAACGGGTATTCCAACAGCTATTTTGGCAGAGCGATATAAAGCCGGTGAATCCATAGATGATTTAGCTGACGATTATGGTTGCGATCGCCTCCAAGTTGAAGAAGCGATTCGATGTGAATTATCTCTATCTCAAGCAGCGTGA
- a CDS encoding DUF5615 family PIN-like protein: protein MNKVEQPTFFIDRALGKKYVADALRSMGANVEVHADHFLSDAPDTEWLPEVSRRGWLILTKDDEIGRNFLEQMAIASSNAKVFVLSLRNLTGEEMADIFVQAVERMEKFAQSNQAPFIAKIYKYGKVRVWKNHTQLLKILKNLN from the coding sequence GTGAATAAAGTAGAACAGCCAACTTTCTTTATTGACAGAGCGTTAGGCAAAAAATATGTTGCGGATGCTTTGCGTAGTATGGGTGCAAATGTGGAAGTTCATGCAGACCATTTTTTGTCTGATGCACCGGACACAGAATGGTTGCCAGAAGTGAGTCGCAGAGGTTGGTTGATTCTTACAAAAGATGATGAAATTGGGCGTAATTTTCTGGAGCAAATGGCGATCGCCAGTTCCAATGCCAAAGTGTTTGTACTATCTCTGCGAAATTTAACCGGAGAGGAAATGGCAGACATCTTCGTACAGGCTGTTGAGCGAATGGAGAAGTTTGCCCAAAGTAATCAAGCACCATTCATTGCCAAAATCTACAAATATGGCAAAGTCAGAGTTTGGAAAAATCACACCCAACTACTGAAGATTCTGAAAAATCTTAATTGA